From one Rubrobacter xylanophilus genomic stretch:
- a CDS encoding FadR/GntR family transcriptional regulator has translation MSGKRVRLRDRAAERLLEMILAGGLAAGERLPPERELVERLGVSRTVVREALNLLEARGVVSIEHGRGAVVSGGNPAAVREALSALLRVRARSLLELQEIRRILEVEVAGLAAGRAGPEDVRAMREQLERMQAQIEAPEGYVDADVEFHALLARATGNGVLLTMLEPVVELLRDSRKVSASLPGRALRALEEHERILRCVERGDARGAREEMRAHLEHTSRDIREALEEEATEKEGA, from the coding sequence GTGAGCGGAAAGCGGGTGCGGCTGAGGGACCGGGCGGCGGAGCGGCTGCTGGAGATGATCCTCGCGGGGGGGCTTGCGGCGGGGGAGCGGCTGCCGCCGGAGCGGGAGCTCGTGGAGCGGCTGGGGGTGAGCCGGACGGTGGTGCGGGAGGCGCTGAACCTGCTCGAGGCGCGGGGGGTGGTGAGCATCGAGCACGGGCGGGGGGCGGTGGTGAGCGGGGGGAACCCGGCGGCGGTGCGGGAGGCGCTCTCGGCGCTGCTGCGGGTGCGGGCCCGGTCGTTGCTCGAGCTGCAGGAGATACGCCGGATCCTGGAGGTGGAGGTTGCGGGGCTCGCCGCCGGGCGGGCCGGGCCGGAGGACGTGCGGGCGATGCGGGAGCAGCTAGAGAGGATGCAGGCGCAGATAGAGGCGCCGGAGGGGTACGTGGACGCCGACGTGGAGTTCCACGCGCTGCTCGCGCGGGCGACGGGCAACGGGGTGTTGCTCACCATGCTCGAGCCGGTGGTCGAGCTGCTGCGGGACAGCCGGAAGGTCAGCGCCTCGCTGCCCGGGCGCGCGCTGCGGGCGCTGGAGGAGCACGAGAGGATCCTGCGCTGCGTCGAGCGGGGGGACGCCCGGGGGGCGCGGGAGGAGATGCGGGCCCACCTGGAGCACACCTCCCGGGATATCCGGGAGGCTCTGGAGGAGGAAGCGACGGAGAAGGAGGGAGCATGA
- a CDS encoding MurR/RpiR family transcriptional regulator, with the protein MADGRVRGLLQELFDRSRLSPTQRRLARYVMDHPDEALFLSSVELARRVGVSQPSVTRLAVALGYAGYGELQRELRQLAVRGGGEEAGDGAPNKFQGAVRAEIENLRALEHFLGNAEAVEELGREFAASEPLCVLGLRVSAPLAEYFGYFAKKIHPDVRVLTVGGSVVLDALAQARAAGGGWVLCFLLPRHPRETLRAMSYARSIGLRVATVADRAGRIGELSDVVLPVGVGTRLVFDSQAAAMVLAGVLLEALSDAAPKRAQERLEEFERRAAELGFFETG; encoded by the coding sequence ATGGCGGACGGGCGGGTACGGGGGCTTCTGCAGGAGCTCTTCGACCGGAGCCGGCTGTCTCCCACCCAGCGCCGGCTCGCGCGCTACGTGATGGACCATCCCGACGAGGCGCTGTTCCTCTCCAGCGTTGAGCTGGCGCGGCGGGTGGGGGTGAGCCAGCCTTCGGTGACGCGGCTGGCGGTGGCGCTGGGGTATGCGGGCTACGGGGAGCTGCAGAGGGAGTTGCGGCAGCTGGCGGTGCGGGGGGGAGGGGAGGAGGCCGGGGACGGGGCGCCGAACAAGTTCCAGGGGGCGGTGCGGGCCGAGATCGAGAACCTGCGGGCGCTGGAACATTTCCTGGGGAATGCCGAAGCCGTCGAGGAGCTGGGGAGGGAGTTCGCGGCCTCAGAGCCCTTGTGCGTGCTGGGGCTGCGGGTCTCCGCGCCGCTCGCGGAGTACTTCGGGTACTTCGCGAAGAAGATCCACCCGGACGTCCGCGTCCTGACCGTCGGCGGCAGCGTGGTCCTCGACGCGCTCGCGCAGGCACGGGCGGCGGGCGGTGGGTGGGTGCTGTGCTTTCTGCTGCCGCGCCATCCGCGGGAGACGCTTCGGGCGATGTCCTACGCCCGGTCGATCGGGTTGCGGGTGGCGACGGTCGCGGACCGGGCGGGGCGAATAGGGGAGCTGAGCGACGTGGTATTGCCCGTCGGGGTCGGGACCCGGCTCGTCTTCGACTCGCAGGCGGCGGCGATGGTGCTCGCCGGGGTGCTTCTGGAGGCGCTCTCGGATGCGGCGCCGAAGCGGGCGCAGGAGCGGCTGGAGGAGTTCGAGCGGCGGGCGGCGGAGCTGGGG